Within Candidatus Eisenbacteria bacterium, the genomic segment TCATCCCGCCGTGCGTCCCGAGCGGCGTCGGGCGCTGCATCGACCCGATCGGCGCGATTCGGGGAATTCCGATCCCGGTGAACAGCGCGGCCAGCCGCGCCCGCTCCGGCCCGGACGCCTCGAGCCCCAGCGCTTCGACATAGCGCACCGACCCGCCTCGCAGCGCGCGGGCCACGTCCTCGGGACCGTCCACCGCGTGCACGCGAACGGTGCGATGCGCCGGCCCGGGCTCGAACCGCGCGCGGTCTTCCAGGATCACCGTCCAGCTCGTGGAGCCCGACGACTCCACGACCTTCGTCGCGCCGTGGATTCCGACCGAACCGAGCACCGCCTTTCCAGGAGGCGGGTCCATCAGCTCGACGGTCGTCGGCGCGTACGCGGCGAGCCCTGCCGCCTCGAACCGGGCCTGTGCCCGGAGGAGCTGGATGCGCGCGGCCTCTTCCGCGGGCACGTCGCCGCGGGGCAGATGGATCGAGGCCTCCTCGAGCGCCGACGCGAGCACCTCCGTGAACTTCTCCGGCGAGACCTCCCCCTTTCGCTCCACGTAGAACGCGTGCGGCGAGAGGCACCCCTGCTGGTCGTAGAGCGAGACGTCCTGTGCCGCTCGCGCCGTCAGCGCCCGCAGACCCGCGAACCGGAGCGCCCGGCGCTCGACATAGGCGAGACTCACCTTCGGGCCATGGAGCACCACGCGCGCCCCGCGCGGAGCGTGCCGCGATACCCCCGCGAGCGCTTCCTCCCCGCCGAACACCATGACGGCAGGAGCCTCGCGGATCGCGGTCGGATCGAGATCGGCGGACCCTCCCTTCCACCAGACCACCGCGAGACACGCGCCGAGCTTGTCGTCCACCTCGGCGATCGTGCGCGCGAGGAGCGGCGCGAGGAGCGGCTCCCTCGCCGAGGTCTTCGCGAGGAGCGCCGCCTTGAGGAGCACCGCGGAGAGCATCGGCCAGACCGGGAGCGCCGGAACGTTCCCCGCGTAGATCTGGAGCATCCACTCCGGTCCGTGCGCGCGGCGCAGGATCGCCGACGACGCTCCGGCTACCGGGCGGTCGAGCGCGTGCACCGAGCCGAGCTCCGAGACGAGCCACTTCGTGATCCCGCCACGAGCGAGCGGCTGGAAGGCGTCGTCCAGCGCGCGCTCGATCATCGGGATCGTGAACCGGCCACTCCGGGAGAGCGAATCGATCGCCTCGCGCCGGGGCGAATCTCCCGGGTCGAGGAACCGCCCGACCACCTTGTCGAGCGAGCGGATGATCTGAGGAGTCGTGAGCGGCGCCAGGTTCGTCTCGCGGGCCTCCCGGAGCACCTCGATCCAGCGGGTGAGGTCGTCGGCCGTGACCACGGGCAGGTGGAGCTCGAGGGCGTCGTGGGCGGGGCCGAAGCGCTGGACCGTGGTCTCGAGGCCTTCCTCGAGGCCGAGCGGCAGGTAGAACGCCGAGGTCACCGGGACTCCTTCGTGCCGGCTCGCCGCTCGGCTTCCACGAACTGCTCGAACGCGAGCGAGCATCCGCGCGCTTCCGCGGCCGGGAGCCGCCCCGCGATCGTGAGCCGGTTCCCAACCCGCGTGCCGACGTCCTCGGTCTGGATCGCGAGCGGCGTGTCGAGGTTGGCGAGGTCGTAGTGAACGAGGATTCCGGGTTTGCCGTCCGGCACCTCACGGAGTGTTTCAGGATCGAGCACTCGTGTCCGGACCCACGGCGGAATGCGCTTCCCGGCCTCGCGCGGACGTTTCTCGACCGCCGCCACGAGGTTGTCGTCGTAGAACTGGCTCCCCATCTCGGCCATCCCGTACTCGTTCACGAGATGCGAGGACGGGATCCCGAGACGATCCGCGAAGGCGGCCTCCACCTCCGCGCGGTCGAACTCGGTGCGGAGGCCCTTCGCCCCGCCCGTGTCCATCACGCGCGACCCGGGCGGGAGCGCGAACCGTCGATCCATCGATGCGAGCCGTTCGAAGTAGGCCATGTAGAGGAGCGTCGTGCCCAGGAGGAGAACGGGTTGGTTGCTCGAGGCGGCCTCGGACAGGATCTCGTCCGCGAGGTCCCATCGAGGGACTCCGTCGCGGACCAGCCACGCGCCGCTCTTCGCCTCCTTCTTTACCATGTGATCGACCATGTACCAAAGAGAGGATTGAGGGGCTTCCTCGCGGTGCGGCCCGAAGACGATCGCGGGAAGCCGCGCATGGTCCGGCAGGAGGTGCCGCTTGAGGTTCTTCAGGAGCGAAGTCTCGTAGAGCGCGGTCGATCCCAACCGGATCCGGCCCGGGCGGGAGATGCTGGTTCCGCTCGTCTCGAAGATCGCGACCTCCGAGCCCGCCGTCGCGGCGCTCAGATCGTGAGTCTTGAAGGCGGAGGCCGGGACGGGTGGGATCTGGCTCCAGCCTTCGAGACGTTCGGGATCCATCCCGATGTGGGCGACGTACGCGCGGTAGGAGGGAATCCGGACGTACTGATCGCGGAAGGCTCCCCGCGCATGACGATCGAACTCCTCGTCGCGAGCACGGTCCCAATCCGCACCCGCGATAAGACTCTGAAGAGTCTCGTACCTGCCCGGCTTCTTCATACTCTCGTAGCGGTCAGGTTCGGGCAGACGCTCCCCACGCCATCGCGGCGGCCT encodes:
- a CDS encoding acyl-CoA reductase, which gives rise to MTSAFYLPLGLEEGLETTVQRFGPAHDALELHLPVVTADDLTRWIEVLREARETNLAPLTTPQIIRSLDKVVGRFLDPGDSPRREAIDSLSRSGRFTIPMIERALDDAFQPLARGGITKWLVSELGSVHALDRPVAGASSAILRRAHGPEWMLQIYAGNVPALPVWPMLSAVLLKAALLAKTSAREPLLAPLLARTIAEVDDKLGACLAVVWWKGGSADLDPTAIREAPAVMVFGGEEALAGVSRHAPRGARVVLHGPKVSLAYVERRALRFAGLRALTARAAQDVSLYDQQGCLSPHAFYVERKGEVSPEKFTEVLASALEEASIHLPRGDVPAEEAARIQLLRAQARFEAAGLAAYAPTTVELMDPPPGKAVLGSVGIHGATKVVESSGSTSWTVILEDRARFEPGPAHRTVRVHAVDGPEDVARALRGGSVRYVEALGLEASGPERARLAALFTGIGIPRIAPIGSMQRPTPLGTHGGMRRLLPFVTWSTVEAAPASRVKPSRKSSSTKRAPGRRTSR